A single genomic interval of Arthrobacter methylotrophus harbors:
- a CDS encoding SDR family oxidoreductase, with amino-acid sequence MVSEQLTILVTGGSNSSGIAVARAFTLAGHRVFTVGSDEARIKAAASQAGADVTPLVCDLSRLEAVRELASAIHGSAKRVDGVIHLVGGWRGAKGIEDQPDEDWTALEQSAITTLRNVSRVFYQDLESSPMGRFAMVSSTAVAAPTAGAATYAAAKAAAETWTLALADGFRRDQSGKPGNPSNPGNPENNDEPTEQHSAAVVFVVKSLLDAAMRKAHPERKFPGYTDVDDLATAAVGLFDKPAAELNGQRLLLAK; translated from the coding sequence ATGGTTAGCGAGCAGCTGACCATCCTCGTTACAGGTGGCAGCAACTCCTCCGGCATTGCCGTTGCCCGCGCCTTCACGCTGGCCGGGCACCGGGTCTTCACGGTCGGCTCGGACGAGGCCCGCATCAAGGCTGCCGCTTCCCAAGCGGGCGCCGACGTCACTCCCCTGGTGTGCGATCTTTCCCGGCTCGAGGCAGTGCGGGAACTCGCGTCGGCGATCCACGGGAGCGCTAAAAGGGTCGACGGCGTGATCCACTTGGTAGGAGGGTGGCGCGGCGCCAAGGGAATCGAAGATCAACCGGACGAAGACTGGACTGCCCTCGAACAAAGTGCCATCACCACACTGAGAAACGTCTCCCGGGTCTTCTACCAGGATCTCGAGTCCTCCCCCATGGGACGTTTCGCGATGGTGAGTTCGACGGCGGTCGCAGCACCCACCGCCGGAGCCGCGACGTACGCGGCGGCCAAGGCTGCTGCGGAGACTTGGACCTTGGCCTTGGCCGATGGGTTCCGACGTGATCAATCAGGCAAGCCCGGCAACCCCAGCAACCCAGGAAACCCAGAAAACAACGACGAACCCACGGAGCAGCACAGCGCCGCCGTCGTCTTCGTCGTCAAGTCACTGCTGGATGCCGCGATGCGGAAGGCACATCCCGAGCGGAAATTCCCCGGGTACACCGACGTCGACGATTTGGCGACAGCCGCCGTCGGGCTCTTCGACAAGCCGGCGGCAGAACTGAACGGACAGCGCCTCCTCCTGGCCAAATAG
- a CDS encoding acetyl-CoA C-acyltransferase: MSHSGNSAKPRIVRDVVFVDGVRTPFGKAGEKGIYAGTRADDLIVKCIRELMRRNPALPAERVDEVAIAATTQTGDQGLTIGRTAALLAGLPRSVPGFAIDRMCAGAMTAVTTTASGIGFGAYDVVIAGGVEHMGNHPMGAGADPNPRFMSERIVDPAALNMGNTAENLHDRFPAITKERTDIYAAASQAKLAAAYGKGQIQPDLVPVATMKPGEGWTVNITDEPPRPGTTVADLAELRTPFRAHGRVTAGNAAGLNDGATAAVLASAEAAQELGLSVKMRLVSYAFAGVEPEVMGIGPVPATEKALKNAGLGIEDIGLFEINEAFAVQVLSFLDHFGIADDDPRVNRYGGAIAVGHPLASSGVRLMNQLARQFEEDPSVRYGMTTMCIGLGMGATVIWENPRHPDYNNDYNSYDSATENSADTATQGATA, translated from the coding sequence ATGAGCCACAGCGGGAACAGCGCCAAGCCCCGGATTGTCCGCGACGTCGTCTTCGTGGACGGTGTCCGGACGCCTTTCGGCAAAGCAGGCGAAAAGGGCATCTATGCGGGGACCCGCGCCGACGACCTGATCGTCAAGTGCATCCGAGAACTCATGCGCCGCAACCCTGCTTTGCCCGCCGAGCGCGTCGACGAAGTCGCCATCGCTGCCACGACGCAAACCGGCGACCAGGGCCTGACGATCGGGCGTACTGCTGCTCTCCTGGCCGGTCTCCCCCGCAGCGTGCCGGGCTTTGCCATCGACCGCATGTGTGCCGGGGCGATGACGGCGGTCACGACGACGGCAAGCGGCATTGGTTTCGGTGCGTACGACGTCGTGATTGCCGGCGGTGTTGAGCACATGGGCAACCACCCCATGGGCGCCGGCGCGGATCCGAACCCGCGGTTCATGTCCGAACGGATCGTGGATCCAGCTGCGCTGAACATGGGCAATACTGCCGAAAACCTGCACGACCGCTTCCCGGCAATCACCAAAGAGCGCACGGACATCTATGCAGCGGCATCCCAGGCAAAACTAGCTGCGGCCTACGGCAAGGGCCAGATCCAGCCGGATCTGGTCCCGGTCGCCACGATGAAGCCCGGGGAAGGCTGGACGGTCAACATCACCGACGAGCCGCCGCGCCCCGGAACCACGGTGGCCGACCTCGCGGAACTGCGCACGCCGTTCCGCGCACACGGCCGCGTCACGGCGGGCAATGCCGCCGGATTGAACGACGGCGCGACGGCGGCAGTCCTCGCCTCCGCCGAAGCTGCCCAGGAGCTCGGCTTGTCCGTGAAAATGCGTCTGGTCTCCTATGCCTTCGCCGGTGTCGAGCCGGAAGTCATGGGAATCGGACCGGTCCCGGCCACCGAGAAGGCGCTCAAGAACGCCGGACTCGGCATCGAAGACATCGGCCTGTTCGAGATCAACGAGGCCTTCGCCGTGCAAGTCCTGAGCTTCCTGGACCACTTCGGAATCGCCGACGACGACCCGCGCGTCAACCGCTACGGCGGGGCGATCGCCGTCGGGCATCCGTTGGCATCCTCCGGCGTGCGGCTCATGAACCAACTCGCCCGCCAGTTCGAGGAAGACCCGTCAGTCCGTTACGGCATGACCACCATGTGCATAGGCTTGGGCATGGGCGCCACGGTTATATGGGAGAACCCGCGTCACCCCGACTACAACAACGACTACAACAGCTATGACAGCGCGACAGAGAACTCAGCAGACACCGCTACCCAGGGAGCCACAGCATGA
- a CDS encoding DUF3000 domain-containing protein, which translates to MNALAQVPADFLHALGTLRKAQCRSELRLAEIPAPSRLAPYAVALGAEVFSRSTRPVRTPVHGPAAMAFTHENPSGPASTADDNDDELATGRFILLHDPDGSAVWDGEFRIVTYIRAQLDAEMGNDAMLGSVAWTWLVDALESQSAQYRAAGGTATRILSESFGTLAERPETIDIELRASWTPASSDAQAHLEAWCDMVCTFAGLPPLPPGVTPLPRRRLT; encoded by the coding sequence GTGAACGCACTCGCACAGGTTCCCGCGGATTTTTTGCATGCGTTGGGAACGCTACGAAAAGCACAGTGCCGGAGCGAGCTGCGGCTCGCGGAGATTCCGGCACCGTCCCGCTTGGCCCCCTACGCTGTAGCCCTGGGGGCCGAGGTCTTCAGCCGTTCGACGCGTCCGGTCCGGACTCCTGTCCATGGCCCTGCAGCCATGGCGTTTACCCACGAGAACCCCTCCGGACCCGCCAGTACGGCCGATGATAATGATGACGAGCTTGCCACGGGCAGATTCATCCTCCTCCATGACCCGGACGGCTCCGCCGTGTGGGATGGGGAATTCCGGATCGTGACCTACATCCGGGCACAGCTGGACGCCGAGATGGGCAACGACGCGATGCTCGGTTCCGTGGCCTGGACGTGGCTCGTGGACGCCCTCGAAAGCCAATCCGCGCAGTACCGGGCGGCGGGAGGTACAGCCACACGCATCCTGTCGGAGAGCTTCGGTACCTTGGCTGAAAGACCGGAAACCATCGACATCGAACTTCGCGCCTCGTGGACGCCGGCGTCTTCCGATGCCCAGGCACATCTGGAGGCCTGGTGCGACATGGTCTGCACGTTCGCCGGGCTCCCTCCCTTGCCTCCCGGCGTCACACCCCTGCCACGTCGGCGGCTCACCTGA
- a CDS encoding 3-hydroxyacyl-CoA dehydrogenase NAD-binding domain-containing protein yields MSAAQFQQLADLFPDETVTHSYVQDIKLSGNAGTFALITLDNGLDHTKPTTLGPNTLVELGTVLEGLKDRAARGEIVGVGVTGKPYFLVAGADLSAVKRLHERDHGLWMAQLGHDVYGTLADLGVPSFAFINGLALGGGLEIALQSTYRTVSTAAGALALPEAFIGLVPGWGGVYLLPRLIGPENAVKVMIESPLNNNRTLTGPQAFHLGIADAIFEPADFMEQSIDWAAKVIAGEIIPNRGNSVDPADPAVAERWAGAVTAGRAFVEAKTSNASPAPAKVLDLLEANRTMGKAASAALECETLAELMQTDEFRSTVYAFLDLVQKRSKRPAGAPDRKLARPVTKIGVVGAGLMASQLALLFARQLKVPVVLADIDQERVDKGVSYVHAEVDKLLGKKRISSDAANRTKALVSGSVSKDSFADADFVIEAVFEELNVKKQVFAELEAIVSPECILATNTSSLSVTAMAEDLEHPERLVGFHFFNPVAVMPLLEIVRAPKTDDAVLATAFELAKGLKKSAVLVKDAAAFVVNRILLRLMGEVIAAFDEGTPAEVADSALRPMGLPMSPFTLSAMVGLPVAQHVQESLHAAFGERFPVSQNLQKLVDNGVTSLWAPGPDGTPVIPADTLALMSFGTTPSTAEEVLRRTQDALAEEIGLMLSEGVVAGPEDIDLCVILGAGWPMFLGGITPYLDRVGASERVNGRRFLAPGIASKPSAG; encoded by the coding sequence ATGAGCGCCGCCCAATTCCAGCAACTGGCCGATCTGTTCCCGGACGAGACAGTGACCCATTCCTATGTCCAGGACATCAAACTCTCCGGCAATGCCGGAACGTTCGCCCTGATCACCCTGGACAACGGTCTGGACCACACCAAGCCCACCACCCTCGGGCCAAATACCCTGGTCGAGCTCGGGACGGTACTTGAAGGCCTCAAGGATCGCGCTGCGCGCGGCGAGATCGTCGGCGTCGGTGTCACGGGCAAGCCGTACTTCCTGGTGGCCGGAGCGGACCTCTCAGCGGTCAAGCGGCTCCATGAGCGCGATCACGGACTGTGGATGGCGCAGCTCGGCCATGACGTCTACGGCACGCTCGCCGATCTGGGCGTTCCCAGCTTCGCCTTCATCAATGGCCTTGCGCTCGGCGGTGGCCTCGAAATCGCCCTCCAGTCAACGTACCGCACCGTCTCGACCGCGGCGGGAGCCCTCGCTTTGCCTGAAGCGTTCATCGGGCTCGTCCCGGGCTGGGGCGGTGTCTACCTCCTGCCGCGCCTCATCGGTCCGGAAAACGCCGTCAAGGTCATGATCGAGAGCCCGCTGAACAACAACCGCACCCTCACCGGCCCCCAGGCATTCCATCTCGGCATTGCCGACGCCATCTTCGAGCCTGCGGACTTCATGGAGCAGTCCATTGACTGGGCAGCGAAAGTAATTGCCGGCGAGATCATCCCGAACCGGGGGAACTCCGTGGACCCGGCAGATCCTGCCGTTGCCGAACGCTGGGCCGGCGCCGTGACAGCGGGCCGCGCGTTCGTGGAAGCCAAGACTTCCAACGCTTCGCCGGCTCCGGCAAAGGTGCTGGATCTTCTCGAGGCCAACCGGACCATGGGCAAAGCGGCATCGGCGGCCTTGGAATGCGAGACGCTCGCCGAGTTGATGCAGACGGACGAGTTCCGTTCCACCGTCTATGCTTTCCTGGACCTCGTGCAGAAAAGGTCCAAACGGCCGGCGGGTGCGCCCGACCGCAAACTCGCACGCCCGGTGACGAAGATCGGCGTCGTAGGCGCCGGACTCATGGCGAGCCAGCTCGCCCTGCTGTTCGCGCGCCAGCTCAAAGTGCCCGTTGTCCTGGCGGACATCGATCAGGAGAGGGTGGACAAAGGCGTCTCCTATGTCCATGCGGAGGTGGACAAGCTCCTCGGCAAGAAGCGGATCAGCTCCGACGCCGCCAACCGGACCAAGGCCCTGGTCAGCGGCTCCGTTTCCAAAGACTCATTCGCCGATGCCGACTTCGTCATTGAAGCGGTCTTCGAAGAACTCAATGTCAAGAAGCAGGTCTTCGCCGAATTGGAGGCCATCGTCTCCCCCGAATGCATCCTCGCGACCAACACTTCATCGCTGTCCGTGACAGCGATGGCCGAAGACCTGGAGCACCCGGAGCGCCTGGTCGGCTTCCACTTCTTCAACCCGGTTGCAGTCATGCCGCTCCTGGAGATCGTGCGTGCCCCGAAGACCGACGACGCCGTGCTGGCTACCGCGTTCGAGCTCGCCAAAGGGTTGAAGAAATCAGCAGTGCTGGTCAAGGACGCCGCCGCGTTCGTCGTCAATCGGATCCTGCTGCGACTCATGGGCGAAGTCATTGCCGCGTTTGACGAAGGGACGCCGGCGGAAGTCGCCGACTCGGCGCTGCGACCCATGGGCCTGCCGATGAGTCCGTTCACCCTCAGCGCGATGGTGGGCCTACCGGTAGCCCAGCACGTTCAGGAATCGCTCCACGCAGCCTTCGGCGAGCGTTTTCCGGTATCCCAGAACCTGCAGAAGCTGGTTGACAACGGCGTTACGTCGCTCTGGGCACCTGGTCCTGACGGAACACCGGTGATCCCCGCGGACACCCTGGCGCTCATGTCCTTCGGCACCACCCCGTCCACGGCCGAGGAAGTCCTGCGCCGTACACAGGACGCATTGGCCGAGGAGATCGGGCTCATGCTTTCCGAAGGCGTGGTGGCAGGGCCGGAAGACATCGATCTCTGTGTCATCCTCGGAGCCGGCTGGCCGATGTTCCTGGGTGGTATCACCCCGTATCTGGACCGTGTCGGCGCTTCAGAGCGCGTCAACGGCAGACGCTTCCTGGCACCCGGGATCGCTTCGAAGCCGTCCGCGGGCTAG
- a CDS encoding nucleoside hydrolase, which produces MSGEHAPVAGLREPVSLLVDCDTGIDDAIALAYLCSLAQVELVAVSCTPGNVAAEQVARNNLSLLELCGRPGVPVAIGARAPLRIPLVTTPETHGPQGVGYAELPEPQGSVSEIDAVELWVEAARSRPGELVALMTAPLTNFALALRAEPRLPELLRGVVIMGGSYYYQGNTTPTAEWNTHVDPHAAAEVFAAFSGLPEERLPVVCALETTERIELKPEHVTALAAEAGCTEPELVLPDQPEGSRSTASNVLVRHVSDMLRFYFEFHRRYDQGYVAHIHDYFAASVAAGTARYRARAATVHVETAAPRLIGTTVADFRGLWGEPPNARIVSENYPSETFSELVRSLGGLGRRLGKPDGQGNP; this is translated from the coding sequence GCGACACGGGAATCGACGACGCCATCGCCCTAGCCTACTTGTGCAGCCTGGCACAGGTAGAGCTTGTGGCCGTCAGCTGTACTCCGGGCAACGTCGCCGCGGAACAGGTGGCACGCAACAACCTGTCCTTGCTCGAGTTGTGTGGCCGTCCCGGGGTGCCCGTTGCCATCGGTGCCCGGGCGCCGCTGCGGATCCCGCTGGTCACCACGCCGGAAACCCACGGGCCGCAAGGCGTTGGCTACGCCGAGTTGCCGGAACCGCAGGGGAGCGTGAGCGAGATCGACGCCGTCGAGCTCTGGGTCGAAGCGGCGCGATCCCGGCCGGGAGAACTGGTTGCCCTGATGACCGCTCCCCTCACCAACTTCGCCCTCGCGCTGCGCGCCGAACCCCGGCTACCTGAGCTGCTGCGCGGCGTCGTGATCATGGGCGGCAGTTACTACTACCAAGGCAACACGACGCCTACCGCCGAGTGGAACACGCACGTTGATCCGCACGCAGCCGCCGAGGTGTTCGCGGCATTCTCCGGCCTTCCCGAGGAGCGGTTGCCGGTGGTGTGCGCCCTGGAGACCACGGAGCGGATCGAACTCAAACCCGAACATGTGACCGCCCTGGCTGCTGAGGCAGGCTGTACGGAGCCGGAACTTGTCCTGCCGGATCAGCCGGAGGGGAGCCGCAGCACCGCCTCAAATGTGCTCGTGAGGCACGTCAGCGATATGCTGCGCTTCTATTTCGAGTTCCATCGCCGCTACGACCAGGGCTACGTGGCGCACATCCACGACTACTTCGCCGCGTCCGTCGCCGCCGGAACCGCAAGGTACCGGGCGCGGGCCGCAACCGTGCACGTCGAAACAGCAGCTCCCAGGCTCATCGGTACGACGGTGGCGGACTTCCGTGGCCTATGGGGTGAACCGCCCAACGCGCGCATCGTTTCTGAAAACTACCCCAGCGAGACCTTTAGCGAATTGGTGCGGTCACTGGGTGGCCTTGGCCGGCGGCTGGGAAAACCCGACGGCCAAGGCAATCCCTAG
- a CDS encoding threonine aldolase family protein translates to MNEQVTSITEENPVALPSEATGRLHDPSVRGFASDNYSGVHPEILAALAAANGGHQVSYGEDQYTERLHEVMEQHFGEGIECFPVFNGTGANVLSLQSLLPRWGAVICASTAHINMDENGAPERIGGIKLLQVPAPDGKLTPELIDREAWGWGDEHRAQPLAVSITQTTELGTCYTPEEIRAIADHIHAKGMKLHMDGARLANAAAHLGVPLRTFTRDAGVDILSFGGTKNGLLFGEVVVALNPEAAHGLKFLRKMNMQLASKMRFISVQFIALLESGLWLRSAEHANAMAARLRAAVDSIEGVEPTQATESNGVFAVLPAGVADRLRSSFKFYDWNEANREVRWMCSFDTTEEDIDSFVAAIKRELAPA, encoded by the coding sequence GTGAACGAACAAGTGACGAGCATTACTGAAGAGAACCCGGTCGCCCTGCCTTCGGAAGCCACGGGGCGCCTCCACGATCCCTCAGTCCGGGGATTCGCCTCGGACAACTACTCCGGCGTCCACCCTGAAATCCTGGCGGCCCTGGCCGCGGCCAACGGCGGCCACCAGGTCTCCTACGGCGAGGACCAGTACACGGAACGGCTCCACGAAGTCATGGAACAACATTTCGGCGAAGGCATCGAGTGTTTCCCGGTCTTCAACGGCACGGGCGCCAACGTGTTGTCGTTGCAGTCTTTGCTGCCGCGTTGGGGCGCCGTCATTTGCGCCTCGACCGCCCACATCAACATGGACGAGAACGGTGCCCCGGAGCGGATCGGCGGGATCAAGCTCCTGCAGGTCCCCGCCCCGGACGGCAAGCTGACTCCCGAACTGATCGACCGCGAGGCCTGGGGTTGGGGCGATGAGCACCGTGCGCAGCCGTTGGCCGTGTCCATCACGCAAACCACGGAGCTCGGCACCTGCTATACACCGGAAGAAATCCGCGCGATCGCGGACCACATCCATGCCAAGGGCATGAAACTGCACATGGACGGTGCCCGGCTCGCCAATGCTGCCGCCCATCTTGGAGTGCCATTGCGGACGTTCACCCGCGACGCCGGCGTCGACATTCTGTCCTTCGGCGGCACCAAGAACGGACTCCTGTTCGGCGAGGTCGTCGTTGCGCTGAATCCCGAGGCCGCCCACGGACTCAAGTTCCTACGCAAGATGAACATGCAACTGGCCTCCAAGATGCGATTCATCTCGGTCCAGTTCATCGCACTTCTGGAATCCGGACTGTGGCTTCGCTCCGCGGAGCACGCAAACGCCATGGCTGCACGGCTGCGTGCCGCCGTCGACTCCATTGAGGGTGTGGAGCCTACCCAGGCTACCGAGTCCAACGGAGTTTTCGCGGTGCTGCCCGCCGGCGTCGCCGATCGCCTCCGTTCCTCCTTCAAGTTCTACGACTGGAACGAAGCGAACCGCGAGGTGCGCTGGATGTGCTCCTTCGACACCACGGAAGAGGACATCGATTCTTTCGTTGCCGCCATCAAGCGCGAGCTGGCCCCGGCATAG
- a CDS encoding HRDC domain-containing protein: MTPENLEPTTAGAPAADPTPHITVDGFDGRIPEIIDLDAPREGVPLVIDTLSGLERCAAAIAAGTGPAGVDAERASGFRYGQRAFLVQIRRDGAGTWLIDPEPFDDLKIINEALRGVEWILHAATQDLPCLAELGMWPDKLFDTELAARLAGLPRVGLAAVIEQLLGFGLAKEHSAADWSTRPLPEPWLRYAALDVEVLAELREELMELLEADGKLEFAEQEFAGILGAGLPAPRIDPWRKTSGLHQIRDRRQLAAVRELWYERDQLARKRDVAPSRLIPDSALVAAAKAMPATVPQLLATKGFHGRAAQREAPRWLRCVTAARSTEDLPPLHLPTNAPPPPRVWTDRDPEAAARLGTARPKLQAAADELKLPVENLLTPDYMRRVLWRPPSDLTVDSVAEELRALGAREWQIAITAPILTEASLNPQPLPPKEPKEPRSAAPSN, from the coding sequence ATGACCCCTGAAAATCTGGAACCCACCACAGCCGGCGCTCCGGCTGCTGATCCCACACCACACATCACGGTAGACGGCTTTGATGGCCGGATACCCGAAATCATCGATCTGGATGCCCCGCGTGAGGGTGTACCCCTTGTCATCGACACCTTATCCGGCTTGGAGCGGTGCGCTGCTGCCATCGCCGCGGGAACCGGCCCCGCCGGGGTCGACGCCGAACGCGCCTCGGGTTTCCGCTACGGTCAACGCGCCTTCCTGGTGCAGATCAGACGCGACGGCGCAGGCACCTGGCTGATCGACCCTGAGCCCTTCGATGACCTGAAGATCATTAACGAAGCGCTGCGCGGCGTCGAATGGATCCTGCACGCCGCGACTCAGGATCTTCCGTGCCTGGCCGAGCTCGGCATGTGGCCCGACAAGCTTTTCGACACCGAGCTCGCTGCTCGGCTTGCCGGGCTGCCGCGCGTTGGCCTCGCCGCCGTCATTGAGCAGCTCCTTGGTTTCGGCCTCGCCAAGGAGCACTCCGCTGCCGACTGGTCCACCCGCCCCCTTCCCGAACCATGGCTGCGTTACGCAGCCCTCGACGTCGAAGTCCTCGCCGAACTGCGCGAAGAACTCATGGAACTCCTGGAAGCGGACGGAAAGCTTGAATTCGCCGAACAGGAATTCGCCGGCATCCTTGGAGCCGGACTCCCGGCACCGAGGATTGACCCGTGGCGCAAGACCTCCGGCCTGCACCAAATCCGCGACCGCCGTCAATTAGCCGCCGTGCGCGAGCTGTGGTACGAACGGGACCAGCTTGCGCGCAAACGCGATGTTGCTCCCAGCCGCCTCATTCCGGATTCCGCTTTGGTAGCCGCCGCCAAGGCGATGCCGGCTACCGTTCCGCAGCTCCTCGCCACCAAGGGTTTCCACGGGCGGGCCGCGCAGCGGGAAGCGCCACGCTGGTTGCGCTGCGTTACCGCCGCAAGGAGCACCGAGGACCTTCCTCCGTTGCATTTACCGACCAACGCTCCGCCGCCCCCGCGTGTGTGGACAGACCGTGATCCGGAGGCCGCAGCGCGCTTGGGGACTGCCCGGCCCAAGCTTCAAGCGGCTGCCGACGAGCTCAAACTTCCCGTGGAGAACCTCCTCACTCCGGACTACATGAGGCGTGTACTGTGGCGGCCGCCGTCGGACCTCACCGTCGATTCCGTAGCGGAAGAGCTGCGCGCCCTCGGCGCCCGGGAGTGGCAAATCGCCATCACGGCACCCATCCTCACCGAGGCGTCACTGAATCCGCAACCGCTGCCGCCCAAGGAGCCGAAAGAGCCGAGGAGCGCGGCTCCCAGCAACTGA